One Bombina bombina isolate aBomBom1 chromosome 5, aBomBom1.pri, whole genome shotgun sequence DNA segment encodes these proteins:
- the LOC128661310 gene encoding LOW QUALITY PROTEIN: uncharacterized protein LOC128661310 (The sequence of the model RefSeq protein was modified relative to this genomic sequence to represent the inferred CDS: inserted 1 base in 1 codon; deleted 1 base in 1 codon; substituted 1 base at 1 genomic stop codon), which yields MRKKSEQKHMDMVTERFKNAISHGPEYVCSVCHRQLFKNQIIERNREKYLDKGSHIALVANKCITETYLHLCTNLCGTGCLLRRGPRGTLWICYTSNRNVLLETTPSESATNNLHVVTIPPQLKCLNSLEQHLIARHIPFMKMLALPKGGQHGVHGPVVCVPSSIDKVTSALPRCEADDMMIRVKLKRKLTYKGHYEYQFVSNEHVKNALEYLIENNRWYHDVHYNHEWVNPLVRTTEQTGQSSDEDSNCVINYEDTDDIVEHNNDQEQQDNNRHGMFLDTCLQPVDIAQEVLDQHFDSVLCVAPAEGSNPVKLLMDISNEAKSFPVLFPTGGPTFHDKRDQKITLARYFQNRLLNAEGRFARNTDFIFYSQYVSEVNQIVSNVSIALRKGSTEASGKQISSHMLTDTKSLEKILIFDEGYKFLKPIRGTPPFWQAVQKDLFAMLRQLELPPGTSNGETHQSTIPRCLVSNKEFLCILSTLEEDYLDHKTKLRIIIMDNYESSPPVLLNLDNYPPWAEICPEKELERLECIESIDTNNELDKSDNEENIPDLLLKDNLVASRSDKWQNILSREDALILLRSLDDKQIEIFYKVRHWCLSKSLGENPEPLHLFVTGGAGTGKSHLIKALYYEAARILSRAAPNPDDVCVILTAPTGVAAYNIGAATIHSTFAIGTDAKLPYQPLGEEKINSLRCTLGHLQLLIIDEISMVDNKMLAYIHGRLRQIKQTGDHSLFGKVSIIAVGDFYQLPPVKGAPLYNDTRGINLWNDYXCVAQLTEIVRQKDTEFAELLNRLRIHKKCDALNENDINILTSCETGEESHEIYXATNEEVDTHNIKMLHSIYVADGLVNGVFGTVSKIYFRPGECFPFVIYVLVDNPKVGHKLRGRSTKTAEITDNSTPIKPEEDQVTNSGGVRRQFPLRLAWACTVHKVQGLTVEKAVVSLDRIFAPGQAYVALSRVTTLSGLTIKDFKESSIYCNPKVEAALAMMPQFITPAVNKPFSCTIVMQNVQGLQAHIMDLESDRRIMNADFVCLTETWLTSNWPEHEPKINGYTFHHKSRFHCYDTSNEMFAKLKKQCHGGVGVYFRNNTRFNILNLAIHNLECLVFEIENERLTVAVLYRPQSYKLDMFKKNVEHLIRQIDNDSGGKMIIGDFNENIFISSSVQKIMEHHGFKQRVTQRTTESGTLIDHVYIKGIDNFTVHILPTYFSFHDALTITLS from the exons atGAGGAAGAAAAGTGAACAAAAACACATGGATATGGTAACTGAACGctttaaaaatgcaatttctcatgggCCGGAATATGTCTGTTCAGTTTGCCACCGACAGCTATTCAAGAATCAAATAATTGAACGCAATAGagaaaaatatttagacaaaggtAGCCACATTGCTTTAGTTGCTAACAAGTGCATTACAGAAACGTATCTTCATTTGTGCACGAACCTGTGTGGGACTGGTTGTTTACTGAGGAGAGGTCCCAGAGGTACACTATGGATTTGCTATACTTCCAACCGAAACGTTCTTTTAGAGACAACTCCATCTGAAAGTGCAACAAATAATCTGCATGTAGTAACTATTCCTCCACAATTAAAATGCTTAAACTCCCTTGAACAACATCTGATTGCAAGACACATTCCATTCATGAAAATGCTTGCACTTCCTAAAGGAGGCCAGCATGGAGTTCATGGGCCTGTTGTATGTGTTCCATCCAGCATTGATAAGGTTACCAGTGCTCTTCCAAGATGTGAAGCAGATGATATGATGATCAGAGTAAAATTAAAGCGGAAACTTACCTACAAAGGCCATTATGAATATCAGTTTGTAAGCAATGAGCATGTGAAAAATGCTTTAGAATACCTCATAGAAAACAACAGATGGTATCATGATGTACATTACAACCATGAGTGGGTAAATCCCTTGGTAAGAACTACAGAGCAAACTGGGCAATCCAGTGATGAAGATAGCAACTGTGTAATAAATTATGAAGATACCGATGATATTGTAGAGCACAATAATGATCAGGAACAGCAAGATAATAACCGCCATGGGATGTTTTTGGATACTTGCTTACAACCTGTGGATATTGCACAAGAAGTGCTTGATCAGCATTTTGACAGCGTATTGTGTGTTGCACCAGCTGAAGGAAGTAATCCTGTAAAATTACTCATGGATATAAGTAATGAAGCAAAATCATTTCCTGTTCTGTTTCCTACAGGAGGGCCTACATTTCACGACAAACGTGATCAGAAAATAACTTTAGCTCGATATTTTCAAAATAGGTTACTAAATGCTGAGGGTAGATTTGCTAGAAAcactgattttatattttattcacaaTATGTTTCAGAAGTTAATCAAATTGTGTCAAATGTATCCATTGCTTTGAGAAAAGGGTCAACTGAAGCAAGTGGTAAACAAATATCATCCCACATGCTAACTGACACAAAAAGTCTGGAAAAGATCTTAATATTTGATGAGGGGTACAAATTTTTGAAACCTATTCGGGGCACACCTCCTTTTTGGCAAGCTGTGCAAAAAGATCTGTTTGCAATGTTGAGACAATTGGAATTACCGCCGGGAACTTCAAACGGAGAGAC CCATCAAAGCACCATACCACGATGTCTGGTTAGCAATAAAGAGTTCCTATGTATTCTGAGCACTCTGGAAGAAGACTACTTAGACCATAAAACCAAGTTAAGAATTATCATAATGGACAATTATGAAAGCTCACCACCTGTTTTGCTGAAT cttgataactaccccccatgggctGAAATATGTCCTGAAAAAGAGTTAGAAAGGCTAGAATGCATTGAATCAATAGACACTAACAATGAACTTGATAAATCAGATAATGAAGAAAACATTCCTGATTTGCTTTTAAAAGACAATCTTGTTGCTTCTCGTAGTGATAAATGGCAGAATATATTGTCTAGAGAAGATGCTTTGATTCTGCTGAGGTCTTTAGATGATAAACAAATTGAGATATTCTACAAAGTCCGTCACTGGTGTTTAAGTAAATCACTTGGAGAAAATCCAGAACCATTGCATTTGTTTGTTACTGGTGGAGCTGGGACTGGGAAAAGTCATTTAATAAAAGCATTGTATTATGAAGCAGCAAGAATTCTGTCACGTGCAGCTCCAAACCCTGATGATGTTTGTGTTATACTAACAGCTCCAACAGGGGTAGCAGCATACAATATTGGTGCTGCAACCATTCACAGTACATTTGCAATAGGAACAGATGCAAAATTGCCCTATCAACCACTTGGTGAAGAAAAGATAAACAGTCTGCGCTGTACATTAGGACACCTACAGCTTTTAATTATTGATGAAATATCTATGGTAGACAACAAAATGCTCGCTTATATCCATGGAAGATTAAGACAAATTAAGCAAACTGGTGACCATTCGTTATTTGGAAAGGTGAGCATAATTGCAGTTGGGGATTTTTATCAACTACCACCAGTGAAAGGAGcaccattatataatgacacaaggGGAATCAATCTGTGGAATGATTATTAGTGTGTTGCACAACTGACTGAAATTGTAAGGCAAAAGGATACAGAGTTTGCAGAGTTACTCAATAGACTAAGAATCCAT AAAAAGTGTGATGCACTGAATGAAAATGATATTAATATTCTTACAAGTTGTGAAACTGGAGAGGAGTCTCATGAGATTT GTGCAACCAATGAAGAAGTTGACACACATAATATAAAAATGCTACATTCAATAT ATGTTGCAGATGGATTAGTAAATGGTGTTTTTGGAACAGTTTCTAAAATATACTTTAGGCCAGGGGAATGTTTTCCTTTTGTGATTTATGTACTTGTTGATAATCCGAAAGTTGGACACAAATTACGTGGCAGAAGCACCAAAACTGCAGAaataacagataacagtacacCTATAAAACCAGAGGAAGATCAAGTGACAAACAGTGGTGGTGTCAGACGACAGTTCCCATTAAGATTAGCGTGGGCATGTACCGTACATAAAGTTCAAGGACTGACAGTTGAAAAAGCTGTTGTATCACTTGATAGAATCTTTGCTCCAGGACAAGCATATGTAGCATTAAGTCGTGTAACAACATTAAGTGGTCTCACAATAAAAGATTTTAAAGAGTCATCCATTTATTGCAATCCAAAGGTAGAAGCAGCCTTAGCAATGATGCCACAGTTTATTACTCCAGCTGTTAATAAACCTTTTTCATGCACAATTGTAATGCAAAATGTTCAGGGTCTTCAAGCACATATTATGGATCTGGAGTCAGATAGAAGGATTATGAATGCTGACTTTGTTTGTCTAACTGAAACCTGGTTAACATCCAACTGGCCGGAACATGAACCAAAAATCAATGGCTATACATTTCATCACAAATCAAGGTTTCACTGTTATGATACTAGCAATGAAATGTTTGCAAAGTTGAAAAAACAGTGTCATGGTGGAGTTGGGGTATATTTCAGAAATAATACAAGGTTCAACATTTTAAATCTAGCTATTCACAATTTAGAATGTTTAGTATTTGAAATTGAGAATGAGAGGTTGACTGTAGCAGTTTTATACAGACCTCAGAGCTACAAACTtgacatgtttaaaaaaaatgttgaacaTCTGATAAGACAAATTGACAATGACTCAGGTGGCAAAATGATTATAGGAGATTTCAATGAAAACATATTCATATCTTCTTCAGTACAAAAAATAATGGAACACCATGGATTTAAGCAACGTGTTACACAAAGAACTACTGAGAGTGGAACATTAATTGACCATGTATATATCAAAGGTATTGACAATTTTACTGTTCACATACTACCAACATATTTCAGTTTCCATGATGCTCTCACTATTACATTATCGTGA